The following is a genomic window from Devosia neptuniae.
CGCCGGCGTCCGCTTCGGCGAAATCGCTCATTTCATTCATCGTTCGGCCCATCCCAATCCTGTTCGTGCTGCACCGCGCCGCGAGCGACCGCGCGGCGGTCGAGCGCATCGGCGGCGATGCTGCGGGTAATGGCCGTACCCTTTGCCAAGGCCAGCCTATCCATGAGGTCAGCAAGAATCGCGACTTCCTCGGTAGAGCGCTCCATGCGCGCCACGAGGTAGCCGATGATTCTGGGATCGACCTTGATCTGCCGATCGCCGAACAGTTTCACGAACATCTGTGACAATTGAATGTCGTCCGTCATTTCGAGGCTGAACGCGGTCGCCCGCCGGGCCCGAGAGCGGACATCATCGGTCGCCAGCGGCCATTGCGCAACCTCTTCGCGCGCCGTCAGCAAGATGGCGCGCTGGTCGCGCATCGATTGGTTGAGCAGGTGAAACAGCCCCGCCTCGTCATAACCCAGCCGATCCACATCCTCGACAATCAAGGGGTGCTGCCCGCCCTGCGTCGCCAGCGCCTCCAACTCATCCACCCCCGCGAAATGTGCGCCGCTGCGATCGGCGAAAATTCGCGCCAGATGCGATTTGCCCGAGGCCGCGGCCCCGATCAGCAGCGTCAGCGGCTCGGACCAATGCGGAAAGGCCAGGATCCGCCCATGCGCCAGGGCATTGCCCTCGCCCACCAGGAAATCGCCTTCGCCCTGGGCCGGAACATGCGGCAGCTCGAAGGCAAGCTGCCCCCTTGCGGCACCCGTCTCGTCCATGTCAGGCCGCGCTGGCGTCGCCATCGGCGTCCCCATTGGTGCCTTGGTAGAGCGCGCTGGATTTGTATTTCTTGACGCCATAGCGGATCAGCACGGCAACGATCGCCGCCAGCGGCACTGCCAGTAGCAGGCCGACAAAGCCGAACAGGGCGCCAAAAGCCAGCAGCGCGAACATCAACCAGACCGGGTTGATGTTGATCGAGGAGCCGACCAGCTTGGGATAGAGAATATTGCCCTCAATGAATTGCCAGCCCAGGAAAATGGCGCAGACCGCCACCACCATCCAGTAATTGGGCCAGAACTGCACGATGGCGATGCCAACCGAAAGCGCGAAGCCGAAAGCGAAGCCCACAAACGGAATGAAGCTGAGCAGCCCGGCCATCAGGCCCACCGCTAATCCGAAGTTCAGGCCGAGCAGGCTCAGCGCCGTAGCATAATAGGCCGCGTCGATCAGCAGCACGCCGCCCTGCCCGCGAATAACGCCGGCCATGGACTTGTCGATATCGCTGAGGATGCCGTTGATTTCGCCTCGCGAATCCCGAGGCAGTAGCCCCTGCAAGCCGCGCACCATGCCTTCCCAGTCGAGCAAGAGGTAGAAAGCCACCACCGGGGTCAACAGCGTAAAGCCGATGACTCCGGCTCCGGTCAGGCCGATATTGACCAGTTCGGCCGGTAGCGTAGCGATAAAGCCAAGCACTTGCGTAGCCATGCCGCTGATGCTGGTCTGCAATTGGGCGGCCCGCTCCGGCCCCAGCCATTCGTTGATTTCGGGCGACCAGCGGGTGATCAGCGCCTGCAGATCGGTAACATAGCCCGGTAACCGCTGGATCAGACCGATCACCTGCTGGCCAATCAGCGGCACCAGCATGAAGAACAAGCTGACAAAGATGGTGATGACGCTCAGCAGCACGACTGCGGTGGCCCAACCGCGCCCGAAGCGCCACTTCTGCAACTGGTTGACCAGCGGGTTGAGCAGATAGGCCAGTGCCGCGCCCACCACAAAGGGCAACAGGATGCCGCGGAACAGCCAAAGCAGCAGCACCAGCACCACCAGGAATGCGACCCAGATCAAGACTTGATTGCGCAGTGTCATCTTGCCGTACGGCCCTTGCGTCGTGGTGGTGGAGAAGCTATCAGGCCGTCTAGCTTCCGGCGCCGGAGTTGGCAATCGCCTTGGCTTTCCGGTAATGGCTTTGCGCACGCTTTCCCCAAACGGTTCCAGGCCAATGTCCGATCCTCAAAACCTGACATCAAACGGTCTCTCATACAAGCAGGCCGGTGTCGACATCGATGCAGGCAATGCGCTGGTCGAGGCCATCAAGCCCGCCGTCCGCTCCACCAGGCGCCCGGGTGCCGATGGCGAGATCGGCGGCTTCGGCGGCCTGTTCGATCTGAAGGCCGCCGGATTTACCGATCCGGTTCTGGTCGCGGCCAATGACGGGGTGGGCACAAAGCTCAAGATTGCCATCGATACCGGCAATCATTCCACCATCGGCATTGATCTCGTGGCCATGTGCGTCAACGATATCATCGTGCAGGGCGCCGAGCCGCTGTTCTTCCTCGACTATTTTGCCACCGGCAAGCTGGATGTCGAACAGGGCACGGCCATTGTGTCGGGCATTGCCGAGGGCTGCCGCATTGCCGGCTGCGCGCTGATTGGCGGGGAAACCGCTGAAATGCCGGGCATGTATCACGGCAATGACTATGATCTGGCCGGTTTTGCCGTCGGCGCTGCCGAGCGCGGCACCCTCCTGCCCCGCCCCGACATCGCCGCTGGTGACATTCTGGTGGCCATTGCCTCCTCGGGTGTGCATTCCAACGGCTATTCGCTGGTGCGCAAGATTGTCGAACTGTCGGGCATTGATTGGTACATGGACGCGCCCTTCGCGCCCGGCCAGTCATTGTCCGAAGCCTTGCTCACCCCCACCCGCATCTATGTCAAGCCGCTATTGGCCGCGCTCAAGGCCGGCATCGGCATCAAGGCGCTCGCCCACATTACCGGCGGCGGCTTCATCGACAATATTCCGCGTGTGCTGCCCGACCATCTGGCAGCCCATGTCGATCTCAACGCCATCACCGTGCCCAAGGTCTATGCCTGGCTCAGCCACATTGGCGGCATGAACGAGCGCGAAATGCTGCGCACCTTTAACTGCGGCGTCGGCATGCTCGTTGCGGTAACGCCTGAAGATGCCGAAAAGCTGGTCGAACAGCTCAATGCCGCCGGGGAAACCGCTGGTATCGTCGGCAAGCTCACCGAGCGAACCGGCGAGCCGGTAACCTTTGAAGGCAAGCTCTCGCTGTGAGCCGCAAGCGCGTCGCCATCCTGATTTCGGGCCGCGGCTCCAATATGCAGGCGCTGATCGAGGCCGCCAAAGCGCCGGATTATCCGGCCGAAATCGTGGGCGTGCTCTCCAATCGCGCTGCCGCTCCCGGCCTGGCCCTGGCGGCCAGTCAGGGCATTGCCACCGCATCGCTGGCGCAGAGCAAATTTCCCAGCCGGGACATGTTCGAAGACATCATGACCCAGACGCTCGAAAGCTGGGATGTCGATATCGTCTGCCTCGCCGGCTTCATGCGCATTCTGGGCGAAGATTTCGTCAATCGCTGGGCCGGCCGGATGATCAACATCCACCCATCCCTTTTGCCGCTCTACCGAGGGCTGCATACCCACGAGCGAGCACTTGCCGACGGCGCCAAGGTGCATGGCTGCACTGTACACTTCGTGACCCCGGGCCTCGACGAGGGCGCCGCCATCCTGCAGGCCGAAGTGCCGGTCTTGCCCGGCGACACCCCGGACACCCTTTCCGCCCGCGTGCTGGTCGAGGAACACCGCATCTATCCCGAGGCCCTGCGCATGCTGGCCTCGGGCGAGATTGCGCCGCTTTAGTTTGGCAGCGCCGCGATAAACGCCGTCACCACGGCCGCCGAATTGGCCGATGCCAGCCCCATGAACGTACCCATCTCATTTTCGCCCTCGCCGCCACCGGCCAGGTCAGATAGCGAGCGGAACGCGATGAACGGCACCTTGTTGGCATAGGCAACATGCGCGACCGCCGCACTTTCCATGTCCAGCACCTGGGCCTCGAACGTGCCGAAGGCATATTCACGGAAGGCGGCGTTGTCGACGAAAGCCGCGCCCGACACGCCGTTGCCGCCGACATAGATGCCCGGCGCCGTCGTCAGGCATTTATTGGCCTCGACGCAGTCCTCAAGATTGATATCAGCCGCCACTTTTTCGGCTACGGCCAGCAGATCCGGGTCAACCGCAAACCAGAATTTCTCTTCCGGTTCAGCGCCTTCCCGGGCGACGCCGACATTCTGCGGGAAGATCATCCCGAAATTGGGAAACGGCGCCTCAAGGAATGGTGGCGGCGTGAATTCACCCTCCGCGGTCTCGCGCGCGAGGATCGCGTCG
Proteins encoded in this region:
- a CDS encoding P-loop NTPase family protein; the encoded protein is MATPARPDMDETGAARGQLAFELPHVPAQGEGDFLVGEGNALAHGRILAFPHWSEPLTLLIGAAASGKSHLARIFADRSGAHFAGVDELEALATQGGQHPLIVEDVDRLGYDEAGLFHLLNQSMRDQRAILLTAREEVAQWPLATDDVRSRARRATAFSLEMTDDIQLSQMFVKLFGDRQIKVDPRIIGYLVARMERSTEEVAILADLMDRLALAKGTAITRSIAADALDRRAVARGAVQHEQDWDGPNDE
- a CDS encoding AI-2E family transporter codes for the protein MTLRNQVLIWVAFLVVLVLLLWLFRGILLPFVVGAALAYLLNPLVNQLQKWRFGRGWATAVVLLSVITIFVSLFFMLVPLIGQQVIGLIQRLPGYVTDLQALITRWSPEINEWLGPERAAQLQTSISGMATQVLGFIATLPAELVNIGLTGAGVIGFTLLTPVVAFYLLLDWEGMVRGLQGLLPRDSRGEINGILSDIDKSMAGVIRGQGGVLLIDAAYYATALSLLGLNFGLAVGLMAGLLSFIPFVGFAFGFALSVGIAIVQFWPNYWMVVAVCAIFLGWQFIEGNILYPKLVGSSININPVWLMFALLAFGALFGFVGLLLAVPLAAIVAVLIRYGVKKYKSSALYQGTNGDADGDASAA
- the purM gene encoding phosphoribosylformylglycinamidine cyclo-ligase, which gives rise to MSDPQNLTSNGLSYKQAGVDIDAGNALVEAIKPAVRSTRRPGADGEIGGFGGLFDLKAAGFTDPVLVAANDGVGTKLKIAIDTGNHSTIGIDLVAMCVNDIIVQGAEPLFFLDYFATGKLDVEQGTAIVSGIAEGCRIAGCALIGGETAEMPGMYHGNDYDLAGFAVGAAERGTLLPRPDIAAGDILVAIASSGVHSNGYSLVRKIVELSGIDWYMDAPFAPGQSLSEALLTPTRIYVKPLLAALKAGIGIKALAHITGGGFIDNIPRVLPDHLAAHVDLNAITVPKVYAWLSHIGGMNEREMLRTFNCGVGMLVAVTPEDAEKLVEQLNAAGETAGIVGKLTERTGEPVTFEGKLSL
- the purN gene encoding phosphoribosylglycinamide formyltransferase, which gives rise to MQALIEAAKAPDYPAEIVGVLSNRAAAPGLALAASQGIATASLAQSKFPSRDMFEDIMTQTLESWDVDIVCLAGFMRILGEDFVNRWAGRMINIHPSLLPLYRGLHTHERALADGAKVHGCTVHFVTPGLDEGAAILQAEVPVLPGDTPDTLSARVLVEEHRIYPEALRMLASGEIAPL
- a CDS encoding 5'-methylthioadenosine/S-adenosylhomocysteine nucleosidase, producing the protein MLKTTIAASLLAALTCAPALAAETLDATPRVAVMSAFAPEWIVLQEALSERKDYTVNGTTFATGLIEGKPVVLFLTGVSMVNAAMTSQLAMDFFNLESIVFSGIAGGVNPERHIGDVIVPAQWGQYLDAILARETAEGEFTPPPFLEAPFPNFGMIFPQNVGVAREGAEPEEKFWFAVDPDLLAVAEKVAADINLEDCVEANKCLTTAPGIYVGGNGVSGAAFVDNAAFREYAFGTFEAQVLDMESAAVAHVAYANKVPFIAFRSLSDLAGGGEGENEMGTFMGLASANSAAVVTAFIAALPN